From the Hevea brasiliensis isolate MT/VB/25A 57/8 chromosome 15, ASM3005281v1, whole genome shotgun sequence genome, one window contains:
- the LOC131173806 gene encoding uncharacterized protein LOC131173806 has product MDTDRPHRSNSNNNSSSTSSTSELFICFTSRLSSSSMKISSKSILSPGRAREPSQISLSNSLSRRLRTNGSMKGGQASPMFPTNGKKRGCAFENPEPSSPKVTCIGQVRVKTKKQGKKFRTRSQRRGEVSFRRVDQTSTSNSSNIEASNHQDFTHNHANNQFLNQQQQQECLPHRNQRWVHLPLTICEALRAFGAELNCFLPCRSSCMASEKEKEDKAAGSSNSSSCGAVFARWLVAVQEGDEKGREIELLVGEDEEEDREDSTERRRSYRRHVFEEIEFKEEKYGEGNESMQEEEARVSICIPPKNALLLMRCRSDPVRMAALANKFWEAPLPNDEDEEAGEDDGKEEEEKENVEVEAGHDEERQRTQLEQEMKHGGDLINESCVSCEAVEEHQIQETEASLVNLEGEDGEDCQESSTEILCVKEGNLEEQEEKTEIQVNQQQETLLDDSSPSREETEDPEYLKDDENEEELLQESRDNLERRLSRAEDDEQERNFSDDNVSVHQKESEEAGQDLVEDQESKSAETARALAEEFARQETHEKRDSTCMQEEEEEEEEEEEDTVAHERSKSVDPTGQEGQSDLKSKESESQPVLPECLLLMMCEPKLSMEVSKETWVCSTDFIRWLPEHSRPVKKKEGGDEAKKKRNSIDINPPPVHNNLQQPPRSSCSYPAKPPARAAGAESMSTVIEQKLVGTKGIEPFVLTRCKSEPMRSAAKLAPEACFWKNRKLEPHRPATLGVGEAGVGF; this is encoded by the coding sequence atggACACTGATAGACCCCATCGCTCCAATAGCAACAACAATTCCAGCAGTACTAGCAGCACTAGCGAACTTTTTATTTGCTTTACCTCtcgcctctcttcttcttctatgAAGATCTCTTCTAAGTCTATCCTTAGTCCTGGCCGAGCTAGGGAACCTTCTCAAATCTCTCTCTCTAACTCTCTTAGCAGAAGATTAAGAACTAATGGTAGCATGAAAGGTGGCCAAGCTTCTCCAATGTTCCCCACTAATGGCAAGAAACGTGGCTGTGCCTTTGAAAATCCTGAACCTTCTTCTCCAAAGGTTACCTGCATTGGTCAGGTCAGAGTCAAGACCAAGAAACAGGGCAAGAAATTCAGAACAAGATCTCAAAGAAGAGGTGAGGTAAGTTTTAGAAGAGTAGACCAAACCAGCACCAGCAATAGTAGCAATATTGAAGCCAGTAATCATCAAGATTTTACTCACAACCATGCAAACAATCAATTTCTGAATCAGCAGCAACAACAGGAATGCTTGCCTCATCGGAATCAGAGATGGGTACATCTACCTTTGACCATATGCGAAGCTTTAAGGGCTTTTGGTGCTGAACTTAACTGCTTTCTACCCTGCCGCTCCTCCTGTATGGCAAGCGAGAAAGAGAAGGAAGATAAGGCTGCGGGATCGAGCAATAGCAGCTCTTGTGGGGCGGTTTTTGCTCGGTGGCTGGTGGCAGTGCAAGAGGGAGACGAAAAGGGAAGAGAGATAGAGTTGTTGGTTGgcgaagatgaagaagaagacagGGAAGATAGTACAGAGAGGAGGAGGAGCTATAGGAGGCATGTGTTTGAAGAGATTGAATTCAAGGAAGAGAAATATGGAGAAGGAAACGAAAGTATgcaagaagaggaagcaagggTGAGTATTTGCATCCCACCAAAGAATGCTTTGTTGTTGATGAGGTGCAGATCTGACCCTGTGAGAATGGCTGCTCTTGCTAATAAATTCTGGGAAGCACCGCTTCCAAATGATGAGGATGAGGAAGCTGGTGAAGATGAtggaaaagaggaagaagaaaaggaaaacgTAGAAGTTGAAGCAGGTCACGATGAAGAGAGGCAAAGAACACAACTTGAGCAAGAAATGAAGCATGGAGGGGATTTGATAAACGAAAGCTGCGTTTCTTGTGAAGCCGTTGAAGAGCATCAAATTCAAGAAACTGAAGCGAGTCTGGTTAATTTGGAGGGAGAAGATGGAGAAGATTGCCAAGAGAGCAGCACAGAAATACTTTGTGTGAAGGAAGGGAATTTAGAAGAGCAAGAAGAGAAAACAGAAATTCAGGTGAACCAGCAGCAAGAAACTCTATTGGATGATTCTTCTCCTTCACGGGAAGAAACCGAAGATCCAGAGTACTTGAAAGATGATGAAAATGAAGAGGAGTTGCTCCAAGAAAGTCGAGATAATCTAGAACGAAGGCTCAGCAGAGCAGAAGACGACGAACAAGAGAGAAATTTCAGTGATGACAACGTGTCCGTACATCAAAAAGAATCCGAAGAAGCTGGCCAAGACTTAGTAGAAGACCAAGAATCAAAATCAGCAGAGACTGCTCGAGCTTTAGCAGAAGAATTTGCAAGACAAGAAACACATGAAAAGAGAGATTCAACCTGCATGCaagaagaggaggaagaagaagaagaagaagaagaagatacagTGGCCCATGAAAGATCCAAATCCGTAGACCCGACAGGCCAAGAAGGTCAAAGTGATTTGAAGTCGAAGGAGAGTGAAAGTCAGCCTGTGTTACCAGAATGCTTGTTGTTAATGATGTGTGAGCCCAAGCTGTCAATGGAGGTATCCAAGGAAACCTGGGTATGCAGTACGGATTTTATCAGATGGTTACCAGAGCATTCAAGGCCGGTCAAGAAAAAAGAAGGTGGAGATGAGGCCAAGAAGAAAAGGAACAGCATTGACATCAATCCTCCGCCTGTGCACAATAACTTGCAGCAACCACCTAGGTCTTCTTGTTCATATCCGGCCAAGCCGCCGGCTCGTGCCGCTGGCGCAGAGTCTATGTCTACAGTGATAGAGCAGAAGCTGGTGGGAACCAAGGGTATTGAGCCGTTTGTGCTAACTCGCTGCAAGTCGGAGCCGATGAGGTCGGCGGCTAAGCTCGCACCAGAGGCTTGTTTTTGGAAGAATAGGAAGCTGGAGCCGCATCGTCCGGCTACGCTGGGGGTAGGCGAGGCTGGGGTTGGGTTTTAA
- the LOC131174016 gene encoding uncharacterized protein LOC131174016, translated as MDCFDDDPFETSSSRDVKVDGVHQLLEEGWFFGKLLTRKPRSSLMLRCYSDPTPNFDQAILAENNPCIGKVVGNSIREPSLLPCIGWREEKIEEKQPTCRQLSDKASVQQPIKPTTCAEGIQENRRSKVITGQPSKHKLLRTPSLPPCIGRKEVEENDDNITMSRLIRQAMSPCHTSKGMIQSSSMPRYRPPRNWKMQTIDTVNANSKQKRNLGCSNQRNIQRSLSNIESQEVQGFKDLGFTFNKQDLNPSEVGLLPGLQDKQKKNQDHQDQDKVRRRPHLSKAWHLQKQSCAPPIPIWAPKNSAQEMKAQLKYWARAVASNVR; from the exons ATGGATTGTTTTGATGATGACCCTTTTGAGACATCCTCTAGTAGGGATGTAAAGGTGGATGGTGTTCACCAGCTTTTGGAGGAGGGTTGGTTCTTTGGGAAACTGCTCACCAGGAAACCAAGATCATCTTTAATGCTGAGGTGCTACTCTGATCCTACTCCAAACTTTGATCAAGCAATTTTAGCAGAGAACAATCCATGCATAGGGAAAGTTGTAGGTAATTCGATTCGTGAACCATCATTGCTACCTTGTATAGGCTGGAgagaagagaaaattgaagagaaacaGCCGACCTGCAGGCAATTATCAGATAAAGCATCGGTACAACAGCCTATCAAACCAACTACTTGTGCAGAAGGTATTCAAGAGAATAGAAGGAGCAAAGTGATCACAGGGCAACCATCAAAGCACAAATTACTTAGAACACCATCTCTACCCCCTTGTATAGGTAGAAAAGAAGTAGAAGAGAATGATGATAACATTACAATGAGCAGATTGATTCGCCAAGCAATGTCTCCTTGTCATACTTCAAAG GGTATGATACAAAGTTCCAGCATGCCAAGGTACAGACCACCAAGAAACTGGAAGATGCAAACCATTGACACAGTTAATGCTAACTCTAAACAAAAGAGGAATCTTGGATGTTCTAACCAAAGAAATATACAGAGAAGCCTAAGTAATATTGAATCTCAAGAAGTGCAAGGGTTCAAGGACTTGGGATTCACATTTAACAAACAAGACCTCAACCCAAGTGAGGTTGGACTTCTCCCTGGTTTGCAAGACAAGCAAAAAAAAAACCAAGATCATCAAGACCAAGACAAAGTGAGGAGGAGACCTCACCTTTCTAAGGCATGGCATCTGCAAAAGCAAAGTTGTGCACCTCCAATTCCCATTTGGGCTCCCAAAAATTCAGCACAAGAAATGAAGGCACAACTCAAGTATTGGGCTAGAGCAGTCGCCTCTAATGTACGCTAA